From one Gammaproteobacteria bacterium genomic stretch:
- a CDS encoding inorganic phosphate transporter, whose amino-acid sequence MNSMLILIYITIAITLFFDFLNGFHDAANAIATVVSTRVLRPFQAVIWSAAFNFLAFFIFGLHVAATIGTGIVSVEVVNTVFILSALIAAIIWNLLTWYFGIPSSSSHALIGAMIGAAIVKAGFSKLVWSGIIKTVVSIFLSPILGLILGTIFMFISTRLFFHKSPQKVDTIFRRIQLVTSALLSVGHGGNDAQKSMGIIALLLFTGNLIGPSFHVPLWVVFSCYSAMALGTLFGGFRIVKTMGMKITKLNPVGGSSAELSGSMTLMLATGLGIPVSTTHTITGAIIGVGALQRLSAVRWGVARQIVVAWVITIPATAILAGIIHKIILVSLPLF is encoded by the coding sequence ATGAATTCAATGCTTATATTAATCTATATTACTATTGCAATAACGTTATTTTTTGACTTTTTGAATGGTTTTCATGATGCGGCAAATGCTATTGCAACGGTTGTGTCTACTCGTGTATTGAGGCCGTTTCAAGCTGTTATTTGGTCGGCAGCGTTTAATTTTTTAGCTTTTTTTATTTTTGGTTTGCATGTTGCTGCCACCATTGGGACAGGCATTGTTTCGGTGGAGGTTGTTAATACTGTATTTATTTTATCTGCTTTAATAGCTGCCATTATTTGGAATTTGCTAACCTGGTATTTCGGAATTCCCTCGAGTTCTTCTCATGCATTAATTGGCGCTATGATTGGTGCCGCCATCGTAAAAGCGGGCTTTAGTAAATTAGTTTGGTCCGGAATTATTAAGACAGTGGTTTCAATTTTCTTGTCCCCTATTTTAGGATTAATATTAGGGACTATCTTTATGTTTATCTCGACCCGCTTGTTTTTTCACAAATCCCCACAAAAGGTTGATACGATTTTTAGGCGAATCCAACTTGTCACATCGGCCTTATTGAGTGTGGGGCATGGCGGTAATGATGCTCAAAAATCGATGGGTATCATTGCGCTGCTCCTTTTCACAGGTAATCTAATTGGACCTAGTTTTCATGTTCCATTATGGGTGGTTTTTAGCTGTTATTCAGCCATGGCTTTAGGGACGCTATTTGGGGGATTTAGAATAGTCAAAACCATGGGCATGAAGATCACTAAACTTAACCCTGTTGGAGGCTCATCAGCTGAGTTGAGTGGATCCATGACGTTGATGCTAGCCACTGGGCTTGGAATCCCCGTTTCAACGACTCATACCATCACAGGCGCCATCATAGGTGTAGGTGCTCTTCAGCGCCTGTCAGCCGTTCGCTGGGGGGTGGCGCGTCAAATCGTGGTTGCCTGGGTCATTACAATACCAGCGACAGCCATCTTAGCGGGTATCATCCATAAGATCATCTTGGTCTCCCTTCCACTGTTTTAG
- a CDS encoding DUF47 family protein, with product MLKKLLPQQKIFFDGFNTLGDLLLEMSETFLKAVNEDKFEDQAIMAITESKEQAKSEARNLFTQAHMTFITPFDRHDIHSLNNEIYDAVNTINLTAQRCSHYHLHVFPDIMKELALVCRNAAKLVVQVLRMLSNLKHHSEILTLCREIKEHESNADHLLIAGISELYDKQDDFKTILKLKEVYGLLESITDRYQMIAYIAEGIILEYS from the coding sequence ATGCTTAAAAAGTTATTGCCACAGCAGAAGATATTCTTTGATGGGTTTAACACTCTCGGAGATTTACTGCTTGAAATGTCTGAAACCTTTCTCAAGGCTGTGAATGAAGACAAATTCGAAGATCAAGCGATTATGGCTATCACTGAGTCAAAAGAACAGGCCAAATCTGAGGCGAGAAATCTATTTACTCAAGCGCACATGACCTTTATTACACCATTTGACCGACATGATATCCACAGCCTAAATAACGAAATTTATGATGCCGTGAATACTATCAATTTAACTGCTCAGCGATGTAGTCATTATCATTTGCATGTTTTTCCTGACATCATGAAAGAGTTAGCGCTTGTTTGTCGAAATGCGGCAAAGCTAGTAGTACAGGTACTGCGAATGCTGTCGAACTTAAAACATCATTCTGAAATTTTGACTCTATGTCGAGAAATAAAAGAGCACGAATCGAATGCTGATCATTTACTCATTGCAGGTATATCGGAACTGTATGACAAACAAGACGATTTTAAAACCATTTTAAAACTGAAAGAGGTATATGGGCTTTTGGAGTCGATTACTGATCGCTATCAAATGATTGCCTACATTGCTGAAGGTATTATTTTGGAATATAGCTAA
- a CDS encoding M4 family metallopeptidase: protein MKKLLLLIAVCFYTSLSNAYNVHRYLNHNADQSLQGFQILSPQSLSQRAVSHQKIPENALVIKHEKTYLTDTQQYSTTYYQYYHGIRVLDGEITIHENSHVAQRGLPEKKVIGQLIHEINFSIDELEGLKTSERLDRALSETKAYFLQKHSEIQWSFDHESVQLIIKKQEEKLSPLYEVSFYASADDEVPIYYHAFLDPNKRNKIIRVWNDVKNISDTGPGGNEKTTEYHYGVAGIPPLDVSGRSSKCIMDDKISNFIVVDMSSANPSSSNYIGYLRPFSYKCNSEVRDTNQFYGAYSPADDAYFFGHLVQKMYQDWYQTKVLDLPKTVLRVHVTKQKHQPLENAFWDPVSATINFGDGSTVLNSKTERGKISFYPFVALDVVGHEMSHGFTATHSNLQYYEESGALNEAFSDMAAVVSNAYLREKFPVLYTANYHTADMIWNIGSSIIRNPDPNVAMRYLDRPSRDRSSADCYLNVSNCSINYIELVDFVKNNFEDEEDINGFIVHHGSGVFNHFFYILATSPGWDVKKAFNLMLKCNRDGYWNEYTDFQQAACYTLLAASDLAYDTGAVRNAFNLVGIETLGCL, encoded by the coding sequence ATGAAAAAATTATTATTGTTAATTGCAGTTTGTTTTTACACATCACTATCAAATGCCTATAATGTACATCGTTATTTAAATCATAATGCGGATCAATCACTGCAGGGCTTTCAAATATTATCTCCTCAATCACTCTCTCAAAGAGCGGTTTCACATCAAAAAATTCCTGAGAATGCTCTGGTCATCAAGCATGAAAAAACGTATTTGACTGACACCCAGCAATACAGCACGACTTATTATCAGTATTATCACGGAATTCGAGTTCTTGATGGTGAAATAACAATCCACGAAAATAGTCATGTTGCTCAACGAGGGTTGCCCGAAAAAAAAGTAATCGGGCAATTAATTCATGAGATCAATTTTAGTATAGATGAGTTAGAAGGATTAAAAACATCTGAACGTTTAGATCGTGCATTGTCTGAAACTAAAGCGTATTTTTTACAAAAACATTCAGAAATTCAGTGGTCGTTCGATCACGAATCGGTTCAGTTGATTATAAAAAAACAAGAAGAGAAGTTGTCGCCATTATATGAGGTCAGTTTTTATGCTTCTGCGGATGATGAAGTACCGATATATTATCACGCATTTTTAGATCCTAATAAACGAAATAAAATTATTAGGGTGTGGAATGATGTCAAAAATATTTCAGATACAGGTCCTGGCGGGAATGAAAAAACAACAGAATATCATTATGGCGTTGCAGGCATACCCCCATTAGATGTTAGTGGGCGATCGTCTAAATGTATTATGGATGATAAAATTTCCAATTTTATTGTCGTAGATATGAGTAGCGCAAATCCGAGTAGTTCAAATTATATTGGTTATCTTCGCCCTTTTTCATATAAATGTAATAGTGAAGTTCGGGATACGAATCAATTCTATGGGGCTTATTCTCCGGCAGATGATGCGTATTTTTTTGGACATCTTGTGCAAAAGATGTATCAAGATTGGTATCAAACTAAGGTCCTTGATTTGCCTAAAACTGTCTTAAGAGTTCATGTTACTAAACAAAAACATCAGCCATTGGAAAATGCATTTTGGGATCCTGTTTCTGCAACGATAAATTTCGGTGACGGATCAACTGTGCTTAATTCAAAAACTGAGCGAGGAAAGATTAGTTTTTATCCCTTTGTTGCTCTAGATGTTGTAGGGCATGAGATGAGTCATGGTTTTACTGCCACTCATTCTAATCTTCAATATTATGAGGAGTCAGGTGCTTTGAATGAAGCATTTTCCGATATGGCAGCGGTTGTTTCAAATGCTTATTTACGTGAAAAATTTCCCGTTCTTTATACAGCCAATTATCACACTGCTGATATGATATGGAATATTGGGAGTTCAATCATTAGAAATCCAGATCCTAACGTAGCCATGCGATATTTAGATAGACCGTCCCGTGATAGATCTTCTGCGGATTGTTATCTAAACGTTTCAAATTGCTCAATCAATTACATAGAACTTGTAGACTTTGTGAAGAATAATTTCGAGGATGAGGAAGACATAAACGGGTTTATCGTTCATCATGGCAGTGGTGTTTTTAACCACTTCTTTTATATTTTAGCCACTTCACCGGGTTGGGATGTCAAAAAAGCGTTTAACTTGATGTTAAAGTGCAATCGCGATGGTTATTGGAACGAGTATACTGATTTTCAACAGGCTGCATGTTATACGTTGCTAGCTGCGTCTGATCTAGCTTATGATACAGGTGCCGTCAGGAATGCTTTTAACTTAGTAGGGATTGAGACATTAGGGTGCTTATAA